Proteins from a single region of Thunnus albacares chromosome 14, fThuAlb1.1, whole genome shotgun sequence:
- the LOC122996799 gene encoding uncharacterized protein LOC122996799 isoform X2, with protein sequence MTSAEKRRSSRKSGGHRKHSDGGYSDTSSGGSFLDETDREVSNLTDRAFRSLCIGDEAVYNDSDLCSSSPCTQRDRQLAFSQSGQDRDREDREREELKRAAHESFSLRMQQYGQDWIHEGMYGAEIHRDPQWGVYGERTQGRVSATFQHSFMEMSQQEKSLNEEQLSFFSNGATELSSQQRRSRSRVSSLIRAFNSEGHRDGAGMDGKLREWNDETTWDKSALMSIQRELSEFSTSYQQNFDSGHFPPAGPFSSQGTNFYSSEVAAVAHMNSASSFMRSSHSKHSMLTQVNCNSNFFIHSEFSPFRVWRDHNRFPFQQGEVSGFMHCSEFPKWCETPMYKELSLEAQPQGPSMFEERGIGHQRNTLAPMVPATPSRSTSTSTMLQKASAVEKRCESELAGHYPNRKRTQNRLPSQRPSTASPTIEMSRRVRDTISSVKALQHKIKMMTEKNITTELTTNKQEVFYGNENLIPFGNNAVTVAPDVVRSNSSTAPFNISQLLTPQVHVHQETSEVQQYAVSPQPVEHAPVRAESRGATPDVRMSSYKSRATSLLFNLKDNRKRVKSTYSPTKFKGLETLEKNKQPSFQEPRDIVIDIPEFPDPDIQIPRVEESSWTNEASHQYVKQYHSTGLSLTATHSQSATAYTGQISEHISSEYQTTQVQDEMVHHSGFTGYIPENYSSNQLANGQNLHEDLSSCTPYKQGMIENVETLGGDIYRDKPTYKATDMPRLNAENSQIREYLKGKANTQQHFNEAVGSEYTKVDRYQQLKENKYDYSNVSSQDRWRQTNNQDTEKLSLNADIAPWKQEISALMEKDQHEQDYQKAAVIKEELSSPRDKYRRENPQSINKEHKQMPQYAPPSNDAVQNPAYHGQQQPGAFRDKYTLQKYYGQNEENEMKENYLTPDYNRYTDQEYRNKHTFYSDEDKTTLMQETGQKKQYSPMLREKTFQPKEAKKQFEHNMQKNSLSVPDKAFTPTTANREKDKQFVEVKAAQDTAEQLKAQRTQAELAKAQHWDQVEQPKAEPAKVILAGQTGSEKAKAELTEQDSTKQANAEFKMVDTAQAEHNVTEQQREEQRREKQTEQSRGKKPERAREELIRAEQTSIQNVTVPRNVTEEAGAEHAREEQSERVKTEQADAERLKEEHIKTELAKTEQAGHTITEQAKIQSDRKDRIKPEQVEAQLVRAEQVEIDKIEAEQIRTVKVKAELAEAECRKVEQAKLQQMRVQQAKAGQEKTKVVGVGNVKAEHNVEVFREKKAEEDSIQADQINAEQLKTETNKANEANTEVRKAEQTQLEQTKVELAKSEITKTQKIQEWSAKSTAKLTMPEQQVINEPSKVEQVKTELAKAKAELAKIKEKMRGEQKEKARSTVITKEDDIAKKDFPFRANINKNEEKDQAPQMNQQKNDSVVSSNSTDRGAEDYESLREKYGLTNAISTNRNKGTPAGNVSSNDVSVTSSLALDKVETMNNKTPKEKYSPTSKLATPKTENKEEVGSVTSNEVIESHYIYSESSKEFKLSSGNYLPPSVDKRTNSEKGDPLKQADVSQQRDSDLAKPPERKPKSSEHSVVSGFTPPRTLFHKERIQTKQEILTSRIKAHAEKEISAIKEKGFAIPDGFTSKNSTKQLSGSQSINIRQRPPSHEVSRRYESTMPSNTTPKQQMGPSAIQMEPVKAVSLSSSAATTSQIPDPSRKQVPKEPMKSIDTVPEAPTEAKQAGSYATSTDGGLTESQKKEDQPGIRSPTQALNNNKGKQEVKHGENSEKPKEGLMNKTAINTEQLNKKKEDPSQATSKHVVNPEDSSPSLKLAFGQNETSVADDSLEIMGITVTVQERMSDSQGDVSTQEQTREEHSHAEQDKCHPSSGVDISKEIESSTEVSTGEANDRVAQETHPTVKEDQITVGMNNHPENMQETSTRKNNVTEKRTTPQHESSYIHERPQREIQLHEPLTEKDVPPMVTVPAKNKVLAETQPHLYKQDIIAGEKKDHTDKTPKENSAKIITKDQEGINTEEKNPQTIQTEDVNEKFKAKVVNTVINYKYDFYSADTETLIKDDVHPSVKEDIITVINPSKSMNIDDKSAPQLEEKRHDSTQPKPFSKTSPSNHLTENENRHVPPKHQHIKMHTGENNQGDDNVHIDGIAIRVVPAVTENDNLKMMGNHHITAVPSDVVVANEHKQVESSTLDEKVSTLNKEDWPKDPTPTSIEGLVKDNFEGKVHQQSSQNVTSENTHAENRKPEKIKKNGTTSKTQPMEGDYFQVQGVIETNDEPYNNSTNVGDRSDAVSKRGELPGLLPNIAAISNESYKEGKHEVFALDQSKKKTVESCPVNVQEHENMKKHNRETEDKTASKSTDCPTERQSDKSEIMDASQAVHIRKHHTERKSNLSTRERHSSRNSQPTRENAVKEKPEVKPKPRERTSTIPEISAIADYARLKVIVSEETANTIQEFPPNKKEGFFPLIQSRHNRRPVFTADPQDLSVKEKSLPNKTEVSSKVNKEPKPVVFPITEKEHQRTGMFKLGEKERQEKMLLDVKDNEGVLETGAKHAQDLAERKKLQQAHIKNQGEEVVGAGTQRFSQVDQSIHQPNNHPMQTTTSSSSANKPRNASVSQHLKPLDTSNPHEKTEYSSAERMPNLDRDSHPQPIVGQMYNMKESKRNLRKGEKIEDRNTVVKIGEDRTEKQRQEILSTPHAETTVKPQSRAKQWEESSRTEVEKRAEDIRVKNMIEERRTSLAEEERRAALREEERRAREREAISIKIKERREKLKEAEQRAVEERKAKQVEEERAVQKEEEGRRAKQREEERRMREIEEERRAKLRAEEERMKEIEERRVKQREEERAAQDEQQRRDALIEEQRRARQVEEEKRLAHIEEERNRKQRELERAAQEEQQKRAALIEEQRQKAKKIEKRLAYIEEERKRKQIEEERAAQEEQQKRDALIEEQRLAKQVEEEKRLAYIEEERKIKQIEEEKAAQEEQQRRNALIEEQRRAKQVEEEKRLAYIEEERKRKQIEEEKAAQIAEEKRIKKIQEQKKHEQQILEQRRERQKKEEWMRAQKEEEERRAVDKEKAIAKQREEQQTKEEKARLLEEASQSAQREEKRVAKERLQAQREEEIRAKKRDDEKLAAHREKERAARVEEQKRAAQRMDALQYYAITSTESERKPRERQLRSPIPSQQRNNASESTEDSGSYSRLHRSHATASPAPSLPRSSSSSPALGVKPSMFRVKDNTFRGFSFTKSVKPRFHKNFGEDFRVGSPMGSERGEEEQDIMRRNAGTPIHPDTVTRLAAIKETSPLHIASSSQDYSAPPPHYRPYSRRSFVLDEDDSRSVISNMSEDVESFATSAADLADLRGLYDYERPESACSFSSDVSRLGKPPAVPPKSEKALLRAKRLAKRRIKKEMSKTAGDSPAEKSLQEVPSIPSSSSELQ encoded by the exons ATGACCTCAGCTGAGAAACGCCGCTCTAGCCGAAAGAGTGGTGGACATCGAAAGCACAGTGATGGGGGCTACAGCGACACCTCCAGTGGTGGGTCCTTTCTGGATGAGACTGACCGTGAAGTCAGCAATCTGACAGATCGAGCATTCAGGAGTCTCTGCATTGGAGATGAGGCTGTTTATAATGACTCGGACCTCTGCTCATCTTCACCCTGCAcccagagagacagacagctggcCTTTAGCCAGAGTGGccaggacagagacagagaggaccGAGAGAGGGAGGAACTTAAAAGAGCTGCACATGAGAGCTTCAGCCTCAGGATGCAGCAGTATGGACAGGACTGGATCCATGAAGGAATGTATGGGGCCGAGATCCACAGAGATCCACAGTGGGGGGTTTATGGGGAGAGGACACAGGGGAGGGTTTCTGCCACATTCCAGCACTCCTTTATGGAAATGTCACAGCAAGAGAAATCTCTCAATGAAGAACAGCTGTCCTTCTTCAGCAATGGAGCCACAGAGTTGAGTTCGCAGCAACGCAGGAGCCGCTCCAGAGTTTCTTCTCTTATCAGAGCTTTTAACTCTGAGGGACACAGGGATGGAGCAGGGATGGATGGTAAACTAAGAGAGTGGAATGATGAGACAACTTGGGACAAATCAGCTCTGATGAGCATCCAAAGGGAACTTTCTGAATTCTCTACATCATACCAGCAAAACTTTGACAGTGGTCATTTCCCCCCAGCTGGTCCGTTCTCATCCCAAGGCACCAACTTCTACTCCTCTGAAGTAGCTGCAGTGGCTCACATGAATTCTGCATCGTCTTTTATGAGATCTTCCCACAGTAAACACAGCATGTTGACACAGGTTAACTGTAACTCTAACTTCTTTATACATAGTGAGTTTAGTCCCTTCAGAGTATGGAGGGACCATAACAGGTTCCCTTTCCAACAAGGAGAAGTCTCAGGATTTATGCACTGTTCAGAGTTCCCTAAATGGTGTGAGACACCAATGTACAAGGAGCTTTCACTGGAAGCCCAACCACAGGGTCCCTCTATGTTTGAGGAGAGGGGTATTGGACACCAGAGGAATACATTGGCGCCTATGGTACCGGCGACCCCTTCACGTTCCACATCAACATCCACAATGTTGCAGAAAGCGTCCGCCGTGGAGAAACGCTGTGAGTCTGAGTTGGCAGGACATTATCCCAACAGGAAGAGGACACAGAACAGGCTCCCATCTCAACGCCCATCAACTGCATCACCCACCATTGAGATGTCTCGACGTGTGCGTGACACCATTAGCTCCGTCAAAGCCCTCCAgcacaaaatcaaaatgatgacagagaaaaatattacaacagagttgacaacaaataaacaagaagTATTTTATGGCAATGAGAATTTAATTCCATTTGGTAACAATGCAGTAACAGTGGCACCAGATGTTGTTAGAAGTAACAGCAGCACAGCTCCCTTCAACATTAGTCAGCTGCTCACACCTCAAGTCCATGTACATCAAGAGACATCAGAGGTGCAGCAGTATGCAGTTTCTCCTCAACCTGTGGAACATGCTCCAGTGCGAGCTGAAAGCAGGGGAGCCACTCCTGATGTTAGGATGTCTAGCTATAAATCCAGAGCCACTAGCCTCCTCTTCAATCTCAAAGACAACAGGAAGAGAGTGAAAAGCACCTATAGTCCTACCAAATTTAAAGGCTTGGAgacactggagaaaaacaaacagcccTCTTTCCAGGAACCCAGAGACATTGTGATAGATATTCCTGAGTTTCCAGATCCAGACATTCAAATTCCTCGAGTTGAGGAATCCAGCTGGACAAATGAGGCCTCACATCAATATGTAAAACAGTATCATAGCACTGGACTGTCACTTACAGCAACGCATTCTCAATCTGCTACAGCATATACAGGCCAAATTTCAGAACACATTTCAAGTGAATACCAGACAACTCAGGTGCAAGATGAGATGGTTCATCATTCTGGGTTCACTGGCTACATACCTGAAAATTACTCTAGCAATCAGCTGGCTAATGGACAGAATCTCCATGAGGACTTATCATCATGTACTCCCTATAAGCAAGGCATGATTGAGAACGTAGAAACTCTGGGAGGGGATATATATAGGGATAAACCAACTTATAAAGCTACAGACATGCCAAGGCTAAATGCTGAAAACAGTCAAATCAGAGAATATTTAAAAGGCAAGGCAAATACtcagcaacattttaatgaagcAGTGGGAAGCGAATACACAAAGGTGGATAGATATCAGCAACTGAAAGAGAACAAATATGATTACAGTAATGTGTCCTCACAGGATAGGTGGAGACAGACAAACAACCAAGACACAGAAAAGCTCAGTCTGAATGCAGATATTGCTCCATGGAAACAAGAGATATCTGCTTTAATGGAAAAAGACCAACATGAACAGGATTACCAAAAAGCAGCTGTGATAAAGGAGGAACTCAGTTCACCAAGAGACAAATACAGAAGAGAAAATCCACAGAGTATAAATAAAGAACACAAGCAAATGCCACAATATGCTCCACCTTCTAATGACGCTGTACAAAATCCAGCATATCATGGACAACAGCAACCTGGAGCATTTAGGGACAAATATACACTTCAAAAGTACTATGGACAGAAtgaggaaaatgaaatgaaagagaattATTTGACACCCGATTATAACAGATATACTGATCAAgaatacagaaacaaacacacctttTATTCAGATGAAGACAAAACTACTCTAATGCAAGAAACAGGTCAGAAAAAACAATATTCGCCAATGCTAAGGGAGAAAACGTTCCAGccaaaagaagctaaaaaacagtttgaacaCAATATGCAAAAGAATTCATTATCTGTCCCTGACAAAGCATTCACACCCACAACGGCCAACCGGGAGAAGGATAAACAGTTTGTTGAGGTCAAGGCTGCACAGGACACAGCAGAACAGTTAAAAGCACAGCGCACCCAAGCAGAACTTGCAAAAGCTCAGCACTGGGATCAAGTGGAGCAGCCCAAAGCAGAACCAGCTAAGGTCATTTTAGCAGGTCAGACTGGGTCAGAGAAAGCCAAAGCAGAACTAACAGAGCAGGACAGCACAAAACAGGCAAATGCAGAGTTTAAAATGGTCGACACGGCCCAAGCAGAACATAATGTAACAGAACAGcaaagagaggagcagaggagagagaaacagacagagcagTCCAGAGGAAAAAAGCCAGAACGAGCTAGAGAGGAACTGATACGAGCAGAGCAAACCAGCATTCAAAATGTAACAGTGCCGAGAAACGTTACAGAAGAAGCAGGAGCCGAGCACGCAAGAGAAGAGCAGAGTGAGCGTGTCAAAACAGAGCAAGCTGATGCAGAGAGGCTAAAAGAAGaacacataaaaactgaactggCAAAGACCGAGCAGGCTGGGCATACAATAACAGAGCAAGCTAAAATTCAATCAGATCgaaaagacagaataaaaccaGAACAAGTTGAAGCACAACTGGTTAGAGCAGAACAAGTTGAAATAGACAAGATTGAGGCAGAACAAATCAGAACTGTAAAAGTTAAAGCTGAACTTGCTGAAGCAGAGTGCAGAAAAGTAGAACAAGCTAAACTGCAGCAGATGAGAGTGCAACAAGCCAAAGCAGGACAAGAGAAGACAAAGGTAGTTGGAGTGGGAAATGTCAAGGCTGAGCATAATGTTGAGGTTTTTAGAGAGAAGAAAGCTGAGGAAGATTCAATTCAAGCagatcagataaatgcagagcaGCTTAAAACAGAGACAAATAAAGCTAACGAAGCAAACACTGAGGTAAGAAAAGCAGAACAGACACAATTGGAACAAACCAAAGTGGAGCTAGCTAAATCAgagataacaaaaacacagaagataCAGGAATGGTCCGCTAAATCCACAGCAAAACTGACCATGCCAGAACAACAGGTCATAAACGAGCCAAGTAAAGTTGAGCAGGTTAAGACCGAGTTAGCTAAAGCTAAAGCAGAGTTGGCcaaaataaaggagaaaatgaggGGAGAGCAAAAAGAGAAAGCCAGGAGTACTGTAATCACAAAGGAGGATGACATTGCAAAGAAAGATTTTCCTTTCAGGgcaaatatcaataaaaatgaagagaagGATCAGGCACCACAAAtgaatcaacagaaaaatgactCAGTTGTCAGCAGTAATAGTACGGATCGAGGGGCTGAAGATTATGAGAGTCTAAGAGAGAAATATGGTTTAACTAATGCAATctcaacaaacagaaataaagggACCCCTGCAGGAAATGTTTCTTCAAATGATGTCAGTGTAACATCATCATTAGCACTTGATAAAGTTGAGACAATGAATAATAAGAcaccaaaagaaaaatatagtcCAACAAGCAAACTTGCAACAcctaaaacagaaaataaggaGGAAGTAGGCAGCGTTACATCTAATGAGGTGATAGAAAGTCATTATATTTACAGCGAGTCATCCAAAGAGTTCAAATTATCTAGTGGTAATTATTTGCCTCCCAGTGTAGACAAAAGAACAAATAGTGAAAAAGGTGACCCTCTGAAACAAGCTGATGTTTCACAGCAAAGAGATTCTGATTTAGCTAAACCCCCTGAAAGAAAACCCAAGTCCTCTGAACATAGTGTAGTTTCAGGTTTTACCCCTCCCAGAACATTGTTCCATAAAGAAAGAATTCAGACAAAGCAGGAGATTCTGACTTCCAGGATAAAAGCTCATGCTGAGAAAGAGATTTCGGCCATTAAAGAAAAGGGTTTTGCTATACCAGATGGGTTTACATCCAAAAACTCCACCAAGCAATTATCAGGTAGTCAGAGTATTAATATAAGGCAGAGGCCACCATCACATGAGGTGTCTAGAAGGTATGAAAGCACAATGCCAAGTAATACTACACCAAAACAGCAGATGGGACCTTCAGCAATACAAATGGAACCAGTCAAGGCCGTTTCACTTTCCAGCTCTGCAGCAACCACCAGTCAAATACCCGATCCCTCACGGAAACAAGTCCCCAAAGAACCAATGAAGAGCATTGACACTGTACCAGAAGCACCCACAGAAGCAAAACAGGCTGGAAGTTATGCCACGAGTACAGATGGAGGCTTGACAGAGAGTCAGAAGAAAGAGGATCAACCTGGAATTAGGTCACCAACACAAGCacttaacaacaacaaaggaaaacaggaagtaaaacATGGAGAAAACTCTGAAAAACCGAAAGAGGGTCTTATGAACAAAACTGCAATAAACACTGAGCAACTCAACAAGAAGAAAGAGGATCCATCACAAGCTACAAGTAAACATGTAGTAAATCCTGAGGACTCATCACCTTCACTAAAACTTGCCTTTGGTCAGAATGAGACCTCTGTGGCTGATGACAGCTTGGAAATCATGGGAATAACGGTAACTGTGCAAGAAAGAATGAGCGACAGTCAGGGGGATGTAAGCACGCAAGAACAAACTCGAGAAGAGCATAGCCATGCTGAACAAGATAAATGTCATCCCAGCTCAGGTGTAGATATAAGTAAAGAAATTGAATCTTCAACAGAAGTTAGCACAGGAGAAGCAAATGACAGAGTTGCACAGGAAACTCATCCTACAGTAAAAGAAGATCAAATTACAGTTGGTATGAATAATCATCCTGAAAACATGCAAGAAACCTCAACCAGGAAGAACAATGTGACTGAGAAAAGGACTACTCCCCAGCATGAGAGCTCTTATATACATGAGAGACCCCAAAGAGAAATACAACTCCATGAACCCCTGACTGAAAAAGATGTGCCCCCCATGGTCACTGTACCCGCTAAAAATAAAGTGTTGGCTGAAACTCAACCCCATCTCTACAAACAGGACATAATagcaggagaaaagaaagaccACACAGATAAAACACCAAAAGAGAACTCGGCAAAGATCATCACAAAAGATCAAGAAGGGATTAATACAGAAGAGAAAAATccacaaacaatacaaacagaagATGTCAACGAGAAGTTCAAGGCCAAAGTGGTGAACACAGTGATCAACTACAAGTACGATTTCTACAGTGCTGATACAGAAACTCTGATAAAAGATGATGTCCATCCATCAGTGAAAGAAGATATAATAACTGTCATAAATCCTTCCAAAAGCATGAACATAGATGACAAGAGTGCACCCCAACTGGAAGAAAAGAGACATGACTCAACACAACCAAAGCCATTTAGCAAAACCAGTCCATCTAACCATTTAACTGAGAATGAGAACAGACATGTACCTCCGAAACATCAGCATATAAAGATGCAcactggagaaaataatcaaggGGACGATAATGTTCATATAGATGGTATTGCTATCAGAGTTGTACCAGCAGTAACTGAGAACGACAACCTGAAAATGATGGGAAATCATCATATTACAGCTGTCCCTTCTGATGTGGTTGTAGCTAATGAACATAAACAAGTTGAATCATCTACTCTTGATGAAAAAGTGAGCACCTTAAACAAAGAAGACTGGCCAAAAGACCCAACTCCAACAAGCATTGAGGGGCTGGTGAAGGACAATTTTGAAGGCAAAGTACATCAACAGAGCAGCCAAAATGTAACAAGTGAGAATACTCATGCTGAAAatagaaagcctgaaaaaataaagaaaaatgggaCAACATCAAAGACACAACCAATGGAGGGAGACTATTTTCAAGTTCAAGGGGTAATAGAAACAAACGATGAACCATACAACAATAGCACAAATGTTGGAGATAGGTCAGATGCAGTTTCAAAGAGAGGGGAACTTCCAGGATTACTTCCAAACATTGCTGCAATCAGCAATGAATCATACAAGGAAGGAAAACATGAAGTCTTTGCGTTGGAtcaaagcaaaaagaaaacagtggaaTCTTGCCCAGTAAACGTTCAAGAACATGAGAACATGAAAAAGCATAATAGGGAAACAGAAGATAAGACTGCTTCGAAATCGACTGATTGTcccacagagagacagagtgataAATCTGAAATTATGGACGCTAGTCAAGCTGTTCATATAAGAAAACaccacacagaaagaaaatccAATTTATCAACAAGGGAAAGACATAGCTCAAGAAATTCACAGCCAACAAGGGAAAATGCAGTAAAGGAGAAACCTGAAGTTAAACCAAAACCAAGAGAGAGAACGTCTACAATCCCTGAGATATCAGCAATTGCAGACTATGCCAGATTAAAAGTAATTGTTTCAGAagaaacagcaaacacaatTCAGGAATTCCCTCCTAACAAAAAGGAAGGATTCTTTCCACTAATACAGTCTCGTCATAACAGACGTCCAGTGTTCACTGCTGACCCACAAGACCTCTCtgtaaaagagaaaagtttGCCAAATAAGACAGAGGTCAGCTCCAAAGTGAACAAAGAGCCCAAACCCGTAGTGTTTCCCATTACAGAGAAAGAACATCAAAGGACGGGAATGTTTAAactgggagagaaagaaagacaagagaaaatgCTTTTAGATGTCAAAGACAATGAAGGTGTATTAGAAACTGGGGCAAAACATGCTCAAGATcttgcagagagaaaaaagttaCAACAAGCACATATTAAGAACCAGGGAGAGGAAGTGGTTGGAGCTGGTACCCAAAGATTTAGTCAAGTAGATCAAAGTATTCATCAGCCAAACAACCATCCCATGCAAACAACAACATCATCTTCTTCAGCCAACAAGCCAAGAAATGCCTCTGTCTCACAACATCTAAAACCACTTGATACCTCCAATccacatgaaaaaacagaatattcCTCAGCCGAAAGAATGCCAAACTTGGATAGAGACTCTCATCCACAGCCTATTGTGGGGCAAATGTACAACAtgaaagaaagtaaaagaaatcTGAGAAAAGGTGAAAAGATTGAAGATAGAAACACAGTGGTTAAGATCGGGGAAGacaggacagaaaaacaaagacaagaaatTCTTTCAACTCCTCATGCAGAAACCACAGTAAAACCGCAGAGCAGGGCAAAACAATGGGAGGAATCTTCGAGGACAGAAGTAGAGAAAAGAGCAGAAGACATAAGAGTAAAAAACATGATAGAAGAGAGAAGAACTTCTCTGGCcgaagaagagagaagagctgctctgagagaagaggagagaagagcaagagagagggaggccaTATCTATTAAGATCAAGGAGAGGCGGGAAAAACTAAAGGAAGCAGAGCAAAGAGCAgtggaagaaagaaaagcaaaacaggtagaggaggagagagctgtgcaaaaagaagaggaggggaggagagcaaagcaaagagaagaggaaaggagaatgAGAGAAATCGAGGAGGAAAGGAGGGCAAAACTGAGAGCGGAGGAAGAGAGGATGAAAGAGATTGAGGAGAGGAGggtaaaacagagagaggaggagagagctgcgcaagatgagcagcagaggagagatgcTCTAATTGAGGAGCAAAGGCGAGCCAGACAGgttgaggaggagaagagactCGCTCATattgaggaggagaggaacagaaaacaaagagagctggagagagctgctcaagaggagcagcagaaaagAGCTGCTCTAATTGAGGAGCAAAGGCAAAAGGCCAAAAAGATTGAGAAGAGACTCGCTTATattgaggaggagaggaaaagaaaacagattgaGGAGGAGAGGGCTGCTcaagaggagcagcagaaaagAGATGCTCTAATTGAGGAGCAAAGGCTAGCCAAACAGgttgaggaggagaagagactCGCTTATattgaggaggagaggaaaataaaacagattgaGGAGGAGAAAGCTGCTcaagaggagcagcagaggagaaatgCTCTAATTGAGGAGCAAAGGCGAGCCAAACAGgttgaagaggagaagagactCGCTTATattgaggaggagaggaaaagaaaacagattgaGGAGGAGAAAGCTGCTCAAATTGCAGAAGAGAAAAGGATTAAAAAGATTCAGGAGCAGAAGAAACATGAGCAGCAGATTttggagcagagaagagagagacagaaaaaagaagagtgGATGAGAGCtcaaaaagaggaggaggaaaggagagctgttgacaaagagaaagcaattgcaaaacaaagagaagaacaGCAAACCAAAGAGGAGAAGGCCAGGCTCCTTGAAGAGGCAAGTCAATcagcacagagagaggagaagcgAGTAGCAAAAGAGCGGTTGCAGGCtcaaagagaggaggagatcaGGGCTAAAAAGAGAGATGACGAAAAGTTAGCAgctcacagagagaaagagagagctgcTCGGGTGGAGGAGCAGAAAAGAGCAGCGCAGAGGATGGATGCTCTTCAGTACTATGCCATCACTTCAACAGAGTCCGAAAGGAAACCCAGAGAAAGACAACTACGCTCTCCTATACCCTCCCAACAAAGAAACAATGCATCTGAGTCAACTGAGGACTCTGGATCCTACAGTAGGCTACACAGGTCTCATGCCACTGCATCTCCAGCTCCATCCCTCCCCCgctccagcagctcctctccTGCTCTGGGAGTCAAGCCCTCAATGTTCAGGGTGAAGGATAACACCTTCAGAGGTTTCTCTTTCACCAAGTCAGTCAAACCACGCTTCCATAAGAACTTTGGAGAAGATTTCAGGGTAGGTTCACCCATGGgttcagagagaggagaggaggagcaggacaTAATGAGACGTAATGCAGGAACTCCCATCCATCCTGATACAGTCACAAGACTTGCTGCTATCAAAGAAACTTCACCCCTTCACATAGCATCTTCATCACAGGATTACTCGGCCCCTCCTCCGCACTACAGGCCCTACTCCAGGAGAAGCTTCGTTCTGGATGAAGATGACTCCCGCTCTGTCATCAGCAACATGTCTGAGGATGTGGAGAGTTTTGCCACCAGCGCAGCAGACCTGGCGGATTTACGGGGACTGTATGACTACGAGAGGCCAGAGTCAGCCTGCAGTTTCAGCAGTGATGTGTCCCGCTTGGGAAAGCCTCCAGCTGTTCCCCCAAAGAGTGAGAAAGCCCTGCTTAGGGCAAAAAGACTGGCCAAACGGAGGATAAAGAAAGAGATGTCGAAGACTGCAGGAGACAGCCCTGCTGAGAAATCTCTTCAAGAAGTCCCAagcatcccttcatcctcctctgag CTCCAGTGA